The Etheostoma cragini isolate CJK2018 chromosome 5, CSU_Ecrag_1.0, whole genome shotgun sequence genome contains a region encoding:
- the LOC117944559 gene encoding uncharacterized protein LOC117944559: MMDDLTSNNSHIPCQSWAGQNGWSTASTQGPHLNPLPSSQRFSLRSSSRQRPSYDHLQASNQSCMSDLGTISSRNDPHHSALYKDSQICNSPSPNTQFAIPSASHIISFAQQSPHTSSMLLNANQEKHTSAPSLHQTNQAPHPCSPQNLQLPLPHDSYKAPFQPPVTNRLQSRPISQRSCGQLVNASQATFEGAYVEFARVAGRTHSHASSPPEEQHQWKPSSHSSRAVNKSVPDAASHPNKEPLKEGDISPQADNEKRLELLHQRAHLLQQLAELDALLESTPPEDSSKGQSPHTAAQSQSVDHSSRCEETTTSDAHQSAAKSKSQSHPPSPASCDEQSETCDTPEDPVSAAESEKIENSSVNSEDDGDPDYLPARDGDVSDVPDGGSSDESSHSRPSTPTDEKPSLPGKKRAKSASFLFKDNGASPPKQIRVINWKKSSETVVLPISGSKAQRVYDRRNYCLFCSKPVSKMSRHLESIHSDKAEVAAAFQYPKHSRERQKIWNKLTNQGNFAHNKDVLKTGKGTLAVRKRPNTTQKARDFVHCLYCQGLFLKTALHRHIKFCPERDKKENELVTRRKSFAFHCVLETYGELGVSDGFKEVLSNMAYDDVTQAIMEDEVILQFGELLFNKHGSDPKKHDYIRQNLRQIARLVLEARKITPLEKLQDFFLPSSFPHVVSAVNVVAGYDPENKTHSIPSLAIKLGYSLQKTCSIVEANALKCGNASLVESAQNFLSVYQKEWNKLISAGALKTLRDIKLNTKKKVPFAQDVKVLNFHMENVHSLAEKKLRDSNSAENYAALARVILSRIILFNRRKAGEVSSVQLKAFMSREKSNSHDAVDPSASSLEKKMCRFFTRVDIRGQCGRMLPVLLKPSFVSALDLLVQLRETCGVPSKNPFLFGRPRSPSAYNGAACIRTYVKACGAKDPEVLTVARIQKHYTTMLQMINLDKNEAIQILGPNNKVQSLREDSGMQLDDVETDSDDHHEQTRGAATRANMTAPQKSLKSSKKGSQNNGNGKQKWEEAEILAVERHMMALIKGHKVPQKSDCIQCLEAEPEALRTRSWKGVKDYVRNRITALKRQSGTSKST, encoded by the exons ATGATGGATGACCTGACATCAAATAATAGCCACATACCCTGTCAGTCATGGGCGGGCCAGAATGGCTGGTCCACTGCTTCAACTCAAGGACCCCACCTCAACCCTCTGCCCAGCTCTCAGCGTTTCAGCCTCAGGTCTTCTTCTAGACAGAGACCCTCCTACGACCACCTGCAGGCGTCCAATCAGAGCTGTATGAGCGACCTCGGCACCATATCATCCAGAAACGACCCTCATCACTCTGCTCTGTACAAAGACTCTCAGATTTGCAACAGTCCGTCCCCCAACACACAGTTTGCCATCCCGAGTGCCTCTCACATTATTTCCTTCGCCCAGCAAAGTCCTCACACGTCATCAATGCTGCTGAATGCAAACCAAGAAAAACATACATCCGCACCATCTCTTCACCAAACAAACCAAGCTCCACATCCTTGTAGCCCCCAAAATCTACAACTTCCCTTGCCACACGACTCTTACAAAGCGCCATTTCAACCTCCAGTAACCAATAGACTGCAAAGTCGGCCCATTAGCCAGCGTTCATGTGGACAACTTGTAAATGCATCTCAAGCTACTTTTGAAGGCGCGTATGTGGAGTTTGCTCGTGTTGCTGGGCGCACTCACAGCCATGCCTCATCCCCCCCTGAGGAGCAGCATCAGTGGAAACCTTCATCACACTCCAGCA GAGCTGTGAACAAGTCTGTCCCTGATGCAGCCTCTCATCCTAACAAAGAGCCCCTGAAAGAGGGCGACATTAGTCCCCAG GCCGACAATGAGAAACGTTTGGAGCTTTTACATCAGCGCGCCCACCTACTTCAACAATTGGCAGAGTTGGATGCACTT CTGGAATCAACACCTCCAGAGGACAGCAGTAAAGGGCAGTCTCCACACACAGCTGCTCAG TCTCAATCAGTGGATCATTCATCTCGATGTGAAGAAACTACGACAAGTGATGCACATCAGTCGGCAGCAAAGTCAAAG TCACAGTCGCATCCCCCATCACCTGCCTCTTGTGATGAACAAAGTGAGACCTGTGACACACCAGAAGATCCCGTGTCAGCGGCAGAATCAGAG aaaatagaaaattcCTCAGTCAACTCAGAGGATGACGGTGATCCTGATTACTTGCCCGCCAGAGATGGTGACGTCTCGGATGTCCCTGATGGGGGCTCTTCAGATGAATCCAGTCACAGCAGACCCTCGACTCCTACTGATGAAAAGCCTTCTCTGCCTGGGAAAAAAAGGGCTAAATCAGCAAGTTTTTTGTTTAAGGACAACGGAGCCAGTCCTCCAAAACAGATACGTGTAATTAACTGGAAGAAGTCTTCCGAAACTGTAGTGTTGCCCATTTCAGGTTCTAAGGCACAGCGTGTTTACGACAGGAGGAactattgtttgttttgctctAAGCCAGTATCTAAAATGTCGCGGCATCTCGAGAGTATCCACAGTGACAAAGCAGAGGTTGCAGCTGCATTCCAGTACCCCAAACATTccagagaaagacaaaagatatggaacaaattaacaaatcaaGGAAACTTTGCACATAATAAAGATGTCTTGAAAACAGGGAAGGGAACACTTGCTGTCCGGAAAAGGCCGAACACAACTCAAAAAGCCAGAGACTTTGTTCATTGTCTTTATTGTCAAGGTCTTTTTCTAAAGACAGCCTTGCACAGACACATTAAGTTTTGCCCAGAGAGAGATAAGAAGGAAAATGAATTGGTGACCAGAAGAAAGAGTTTTGCATTTCACTGTGTGCTTGAAACCTATGGAGAACTTGGCGTAAGTGATGGTTTTAAGGAGGTTCTGTCAAACATGGCATACGATGATGTGACACAAGCTATCATGGAGGACGAGGTTATTTTGCAGTTTGGCGAGCTCCTCTTTAACAAGCACGGATCTGATCCGAAGAAACATGATTATATAAGACAAAATCTTCGGCAAATAGCAAGACTTGTCCTCGAAGCTCGAAAAATAACCCCTTTGGAGAAACTACAGGACTTCTTTCTCCCGTCGAGCTTCCCACATGTGGTGTCTGCAGTGAATGTTGTGGCAGGCTACGatccagaaaacaaaacacacagcattCCTTCACTTGCCATCAAACTTGGCTACTCCCTACAGAAGACCTGTAGTATTGTTGAGGCTAACGCGCTGAAATGTGGCAATGCAAGTCTGGTAGAGTCCGCACAAAACTTCCTCTCTGTGTACCAGAAAGAATGGAACAAGCTGATTTCCGCAGGTGCATTAAAAACACTCAGGGACATAAAATTGAACACAAAGAAGAAGGTGCCATTTGCTCAAGATGTAAAGGTATTGAATTTCCACATGGAGAATGTTCATTCTCttgctgaaaaaaaactcagagaCAGCAATTCTGCAGAAAACTATGCTGCTCTGGCAAGGGTAATACTTTCTCGGATTATACTTTTTAATAGGAGAAAAGCCGGAGAGGTATCGTCGGTGCAACTAAAGGCTTTCATGTCCCGGGAAAAGTCAAACTCGCATGATGCCGTGGACCCCTCCGCCtcaagtttggaaaaaaaaatgtgcaggTTCTTCACAAGAGTTGACATACGAGGGCAATGTGGAAGAATGCTCCCTGTTTTACTGAAACCGTCATTCGTGTCAGCTTTAGATCTTCTTGTACAGCTCCGCGAGACGTGTGGAGTCCCCAGTAAGAATCCTTTCCTGTTTGGCCGTCCACGTTCACCGTCTGCCTACAATGGGGCCGCTTGCATACGCACATACGTCAAAGCATGTGGAGCTAAAGACCCTGAAGTCCTGACAGTTGCAAGGATCCAGAAGCATTACACAACAATGCTACAGATGATTAACCTGGATAAAAATGAGGCCATCCAAATTTTAGGCCCTAACAATAAAGTTCAAAGCCTCCGAGAGGACAGCGGCATGCAGCTGGATGATGTGGAAACGGACTCTGATG ATCATCATGAACAAACACGTGGAGCAGCAACACGCGCCAACATGACTGCGCCACAAAAATCTCTCAAGTCGAGCAAAAAAG GCTCCCAAAataatggaaatggaaaacagaAATGGGAGGAAGCAGAGATTCTTGCTGTTGAAAGACACATGATGGCATTAATTAAAGGACACAAGGTGCCTCAGAAGAGCGACTGCATTCAGTGTCTTGAGGCTGAGCCAGAAGCACTGAGGACCCGTTCATGGAAAGGTGTAAAGGACTACGTCAGAAACAGGATCACTGCCCTAAAAAGACAAAGCGGAACTTCCAAAAGTACCTAG
- the LOC117944570 gene encoding UDP-glucuronosyltransferase 2B17-like isoform X1 produces MYYTFPLFPSEMNRLRLVTLVALLCFLPSANGGKVLVFPVEGSHWVNMKVLIQELHSRGHHITVIRPKTSMFIRAESLHYQSVSLDWKEFDANFMNYYTTRMLHLRREFQNSTAAYFKAGEELMTMMHQAHKTVVNQMQEMFEDAKLMQLFQEAKYDVVLTDPCFGGGVLLAHRLGLPLVFNVRWTIMEDGHHTIAPSPLSYVPMPGLKLTDKMNFWQRVLNVLFSLMVRNYHMTIKESYYTPFVHRHFGPDVHYDELVQAADVWLMRTDFTFEFPRPTMPNVVYMGGFQCKPSKPLPQHLEDFVQSSAEHGVIIMSLGTLVGTLPEDIAEHVAATFAQLPQKVIWRHTGKRPSTLGNNTLLLDWLPQNDLLGHPKTRVFVAHGGTNGLQEAIYHGVPIVGLPLMFDQDDNLFRMCVRGIVNVLEISTLNKDNFLEAVKAVLYEPSYRENVQKLSRLHRDQPMKPLDRAMFWIEFVMRHKGAAHLRTNSYKMSWIQYHSIDVIALLLVLVMMMTLISILTVKCLWCKVFGGRKAKLD; encoded by the exons ATGTATTACACCTTTCCACT TTTTCCTTCAGAGATGAACAGGTTGAGACTTGTAACACTGGTTGCACTACTTTGCTTTCTTCCATCTGCTAATGGAGGGAAAGTCCTTGTTTTCCCTGTGGAGGGAAGCCACTGGGTCAACATGAAGGTCCTCATCCAGGAGCTCCATTCCAGAGGTCACCACATCACAGTAATCCGGCCAAAAACCAGCATGTTCATCAGGGCAGAGTCCCTTCACTACCAGTCAGTTAGCCTAGACTGGAAGGAATTTGATGCAAACTTCATGAATTATTACACAACAAGAATGCTGCATCTCCGTCGGGAGTTCCAAAATTCAACTGCAGCGTATTTCAAAGCTGGAGAGGAGTTGATGACGATGATGCATCAGGCTCACAAAACTGTGGTTAACCAAATGCAAGAGATGTTTGAGGATGCTAAACTGATGCAATTATTCCAAGAAGCCAAATATGATGTTGTTCTGACTGACCCCTGCTTTGGTGGAGGGGTACTTCTGGCTCACCGGTTGGGTCTGCCTCTGGTCTTTAACGTACGATGGACCATCATGGAAGATGGACATCACACAATTGCCCCATCACCGCTCTCATATGTTCCCATGCCAGGCCTTAAATTGACTGATAAGATGAATTTTTGGCAAAGggtgttaaatgttttattttccttaatGGTACGTAATTACCACATGACAATCAAAGAATCTTATTACACACCATTTGTCCACCGACACTTTGGTCCTGACGTCCACTATGATGAGCTTGTTCAGGCGGCAGATGTTTGGTTGATGAGAACCGACTTTACCTTTGAGTTCCCTCGTCCCACCATGCCCAACGTTGTCTACATGGGCGGGTTTCAGTGTAAACCCTCCAAGCCTCTTCCTCAACATCTGGAAGACTTTGTCCAGAGCTCTGCAGAGCATGGAGTCATTATTATGAGCTTGGGGACATTGGTGGGGACTCTTCCTGAGGATATAGCAGAACATGTGGCTGCAACTTTCGCCCAATTACCTCAGAAAGTCATCTGGAGGCATACTGGGAAGAGACCATCCACCCTGGGCAACAACACTTTGCTGCTGGATTGGCTGCCCCAAAATGACCTCTTAGGACACCCAAAGACCAGAGTGTTTGTGGCCCACGGAGGCACCAACGGACTTCAAGAGGCCATCTACCACGGCGTTCCCATCGTTGGACTTCCTCTGATGTTTGATCAGGATGATAACTTGTTCAGGATGTGTGTGCGGGGCATTGTAAATGTGCTGGAAATTAGCACACTGAATAAAGACAACTTCCTGGAGGCGGTGAAGGCGGTGCTTTATGAGCCGTCCTACAGGGAGAACGTGCAGAAGCTCTCCAGACTGCACAGAGACCAGCCCATGAAGCCTCTGGACCGAGCCATGTTCTGGATCGAGTTTGTCATGAGACACAAGGGTGCTGCACACTTAAGGACTAACTCTTATAAAATGTCCTGGATTCAGTACCACTCCATTGATGTTATCGCACTGTTGTTAGTTTTGGTTATGATGATGACACTGATATCCATTTTAACAGTTAAATGTTTGTGGTGTAAAGTGTTTGGTGGGAGGAAAGCAAAATTGGACTAA
- the LOC117944570 gene encoding UDP-glucuronosyltransferase 2A3-like isoform X2, translating to MNYYTTRMLHLRREFQNSTAAYFKAGEELMTMMHQAHKTVVNQMQEMFEDAKLMQLFQEAKYDVVLTDPCFGGGVLLAHRLGLPLVFNVRWTIMEDGHHTIAPSPLSYVPMPGLKLTDKMNFWQRVLNVLFSLMVRNYHMTIKESYYTPFVHRHFGPDVHYDELVQAADVWLMRTDFTFEFPRPTMPNVVYMGGFQCKPSKPLPQHLEDFVQSSAEHGVIIMSLGTLVGTLPEDIAEHVAATFAQLPQKVIWRHTGKRPSTLGNNTLLLDWLPQNDLLGHPKTRVFVAHGGTNGLQEAIYHGVPIVGLPLMFDQDDNLFRMCVRGIVNVLEISTLNKDNFLEAVKAVLYEPSYRENVQKLSRLHRDQPMKPLDRAMFWIEFVMRHKGAAHLRTNSYKMSWIQYHSIDVIALLLVLVMMMTLISILTVKCLWCKVFGGRKAKLD from the coding sequence ATGAATTATTACACAACAAGAATGCTGCATCTCCGTCGGGAGTTCCAAAATTCAACTGCAGCGTATTTCAAAGCTGGAGAGGAGTTGATGACGATGATGCATCAGGCTCACAAAACTGTGGTTAACCAAATGCAAGAGATGTTTGAGGATGCTAAACTGATGCAATTATTCCAAGAAGCCAAATATGATGTTGTTCTGACTGACCCCTGCTTTGGTGGAGGGGTACTTCTGGCTCACCGGTTGGGTCTGCCTCTGGTCTTTAACGTACGATGGACCATCATGGAAGATGGACATCACACAATTGCCCCATCACCGCTCTCATATGTTCCCATGCCAGGCCTTAAATTGACTGATAAGATGAATTTTTGGCAAAGggtgttaaatgttttattttccttaatGGTACGTAATTACCACATGACAATCAAAGAATCTTATTACACACCATTTGTCCACCGACACTTTGGTCCTGACGTCCACTATGATGAGCTTGTTCAGGCGGCAGATGTTTGGTTGATGAGAACCGACTTTACCTTTGAGTTCCCTCGTCCCACCATGCCCAACGTTGTCTACATGGGCGGGTTTCAGTGTAAACCCTCCAAGCCTCTTCCTCAACATCTGGAAGACTTTGTCCAGAGCTCTGCAGAGCATGGAGTCATTATTATGAGCTTGGGGACATTGGTGGGGACTCTTCCTGAGGATATAGCAGAACATGTGGCTGCAACTTTCGCCCAATTACCTCAGAAAGTCATCTGGAGGCATACTGGGAAGAGACCATCCACCCTGGGCAACAACACTTTGCTGCTGGATTGGCTGCCCCAAAATGACCTCTTAGGACACCCAAAGACCAGAGTGTTTGTGGCCCACGGAGGCACCAACGGACTTCAAGAGGCCATCTACCACGGCGTTCCCATCGTTGGACTTCCTCTGATGTTTGATCAGGATGATAACTTGTTCAGGATGTGTGTGCGGGGCATTGTAAATGTGCTGGAAATTAGCACACTGAATAAAGACAACTTCCTGGAGGCGGTGAAGGCGGTGCTTTATGAGCCGTCCTACAGGGAGAACGTGCAGAAGCTCTCCAGACTGCACAGAGACCAGCCCATGAAGCCTCTGGACCGAGCCATGTTCTGGATCGAGTTTGTCATGAGACACAAGGGTGCTGCACACTTAAGGACTAACTCTTATAAAATGTCCTGGATTCAGTACCACTCCATTGATGTTATCGCACTGTTGTTAGTTTTGGTTATGATGATGACACTGATATCCATTTTAACAGTTAAATGTTTGTGGTGTAAAGTGTTTGGTGGGAGGAAAGCAAAATTGGACTAA
- the LOC117945047 gene encoding tripartite motif-containing protein 35-like: MAEKAALLESFLNCHVCSETFTDPVSLGCNHRFCSSCLQKFWEQVKNKNCPICKRRSSKEDPTVDFALKELADSFAGRQKAGSLEKGDMKVKGVCRKHQEDPKLFCEDEDRAVCPVCEFSLHQGHRVVPIEKAVSDLKEQMKSDLKSLQDKRDKYKKVENTYNEVIQHSKKQLSSTERQIRAEFNKLHQFLKEEEESRLAALREEEEQKGKTISREMKMIQEQISSLSDSISAVEEELQKHSVPFLVPKHCSHTAEVEKLRGFPDPDSSSPSPGIPYLISN; encoded by the coding sequence ATGGCTGAGAAAGCTGCTCTTCTTGAAAGTTTCCTGAACTGCCATGTGTGTTCAGAGACTTTCACAGATCCTGTGTCTCTGGGGTGCAACCACAGATTCTGTTCAAGCTGCCTACAGAAGTTCTGGGAACAAGTTAAAAACAAGAACTGCCCCATTTGTAAGAGAAGATCCTCAAAAGAAGACCCGACAGTGGATTTTGCACTGAAGGAACTGGCTGATTCCTTTGCTGGGAGACAAAAAGCTGGATCTTTAGAAAAAGGAGATATGAAGGTGAAAGGGGTGTGTAGAAAACATCAAGAAGATCCTAAATTGTTCTGTGAGGATGAAGATAGAGCTGTGTGTCCTGTCTGTGAGTTTTCTCTCCACCAGGGTCACAGGGTGGTTCCTATAGAAAAAGCAGTCAGTGACCTGAAGGAGCAGATGAAATCTGACTTAAAGTCTCTACAGGACAAGAGGGACAAATACAAGAAAGTGGAGAATACATACAATGAAGTAATTCAACACTCCAAGAAGCAGCTGTCGTCCACAGAGAGGCAGATCAGAGCAGAGTTCAACAAGTTGCACCAGTTcctgaaagaggaagaggagtccAGATTGGCTGCtctgagggaggaagaggagcagaaggGGAAGACTATCAGCAGAGAGATGAAGATGATCCAGGAGCAGATCTCCTCTCTGTCAGACAGTATCTCTGCTGTTGAAGAAGAGCTGCAGAAACACAGCGTGCCATTCCTCGTGCCAAAACATTGctctcacacagctgaggttgaaaaactgCGTGGCTTCCCGGATCCAGATTCCTCTTCCCCCTCACCTGGGATTCCCTATCTAATCTCCAATTAG